The sequence CAAACCATATCCTGCTTGGTTAAAATTAGTTTCTGTTtgtcaaaacaaagaaagaatccCAAGTTTGCAGTGAACAAAATTTTTAATGGAAGCTTGCTACCCAAAATTACTTcacttttccctgattttctttttctcactgtaCTCATATAGCATTGTTGTATgtgtaaattaattaaatatctTGATCAGATGCAAGTTCTTAGAGTTCCTTAATCAATGCTCTCTTCTCACAGACTGCATGCATAACATTACTTTGTAGCATCTAGGTTTACTCCAGTTACCATTTAAACCAATTAAAATCTTTCATTCCTCTAGGTCTGATCCCACTTCTGCCATATGTCCACATGTGTTTCTTCAGCTCACTTGTGGAACACATTTAGAACTTTGATAAAGCATATGTTTATCCATCGCTTTGTATTTGTTTAGTCATATTTATATTCTACATTTTGCAGGATTTGGTATGTTTTTGACATGTCCATTTAAAAGAGCACACTATATCATATattgatttttgctttttccctgaCTTTGATGCAATTTTGTGTCATCTTTCTAATTTGGAGGTATATGTAGTACTCGATGCACTCATGAAAGAGTTGTACTTGCATGTTCTTTGTGTGTAAAGCTAAAAAtcatgtgtttgggttttggcagCGGTTTTGTTAGTGCGGTATCTTAATTACTAGCTTCTATAAAAGGAACTATCAGGTTTTCTCTCAGCATTTCTGTCTTCTTTCATTAGCATGAATAATAGCTTCCCCCAGTCAAACTAGTTTGTGTTATTTCAAAAATAATCACATCAGCAAATCATTTTTGAACATGTGAGTTTGTTGTAATGGGCAGTTCTAATTCCAAACAAACTCCTTCACCAGATAGCAGCAAAAAGGCTAACAACATGAGTACAGGTCAGAGAGACTCCAAGCAAATTAATGAATTGTGCAGTCACTCTGCTGAAATTGGGGAGCCTGCAAGCGTGGCTCTGGGAGTTTGCAGCAGTAATGAGAATAGTGAGGACGTTTTCTGTAAGTTTGTGGTTCTGCACAATGAGAACGATGTAGATGAAGCCATCTGGATCCAGAACCTGCTGCAGAATAAATTTTCTATTAAACCTGGAATAATCTTTGCAGACATGCCTTGTGGTAAACATGTCTTGGAAAATGTAAGTGATGCTGTGAATGGCTCAACATGGGCTATTATGTTACtgacagaaaattttctgaatgaACCTTGGTATGAGTCTCTCTTACACACCTCCCTTGTCAGTCCTCTTAACAAGCAGCACAAATACAACTGTGATACCTGTGAGGCTGCTGAATAACCTACCTACTTCTCTGGGAGAAGACTCCCTTCACCTTGCAGGCTATTAATGTGCTGGAAGAAGAGAGTCCTGACTCTGCAAAACAAGTGGAGAAAATATTCCAGGAGTCTACATATAGGCAGCAGCAAGAGACatggagggagaaaaggaagaaaaagaaactagagcGCTTGTAATGGTGAAAAAGCTGTGATGACAGATGAACATTAGAATAAAGCAAAAGTGATATTATTTGCTCTTATTTTATAAAGGAaggaaaacttttcttttgaCAAAGCTAATCATAAAGTTCTCTGCCAAGGTGTGTTAATTAAGTACTGCTGAACACATGCCATATATCAAGACACGAATGTCACTGTGCCTACTTAgaggctgtcatggtttaaccccagccagcaactaagcaccatgcagccactcactccccctccacccagtggaatgggggagggaatcgggaaaaaagtaaaactcgtgggttgagataagaacaatttaatacaacagaaaagaagaaactaataatgataatggtaacactgttactgaaatatggaataaaactccttaacaccaatgtgacgttaagaagcaggcacttcgtttattgcagcgctggatgcacaagggatagttccacctagcatgtatgccacagcttcagcacaaacaggttatatggagtaacaattacatactaatcagattagtatacatatacataaaaattattgtaactgattatcatagtactgcctacatccgatcatgcgcaatgatgaattcatttgagtcgaagggtgTAGGGAACGGCGTTCAGAAGAtatcgcgatgttacggaaagacggagggttagtcgcagccctatgacctatctgtaaccccgcctacccttgttagtataaaaggaatcaactgcgcaataaaagcGGAAGTTGGTgttcacactgtgtgtgttatctgtctctttccctggtccgggccgaccagtgatctaatcgcggcaccttgatatgtagcgaacgctacatagtggtgactccgacgtgatcggtcgcacaggcgACGATGGATCTTGCGCAAGTGATTAACCTATTGAAGGTATTGGCCCGAGGAACGATTAGGAAGGGCCCCACAGgcgaatgcatccaatggatgttgcgccGGGGAGACATTGGAGCTCCTAGAAAAGTTTTAAACCCCCCCAAAcggggagagattcgggagtcttTGTTCCAATCTGCGCTCGCGGGCGAGCGCGGAGCTGCTGAACGATTACAAAGTTGGGTGAAGGTGGAGAAGGCGGTCGCGGAAAGGACGGGAGGCTGGGACGTGCTGGTTGGCGGcgcgagctgctttgtttgcggatgaagcgccgcctcaggaacagcgggagatagtgccctcggggacagtgagtcagactcaTACGGAGTGGGCGGCCGTGGAGCGGGGTTCACAGAGTGGTCCATCTCTGAGGGCATGGACAGGGAGGGTACGGCAGAGACGGAGGTTTTTCCTGTGGGGACGGATGTGCACCCTCCGCAGTATCcatgggaggaacggccacccgcggaggtgataactgggaggcagcgggggttggagactgtggcagagaacaccaccaccccacccccccgcggggGATATCAGGCGCCCTTGccgggagagcggactgagccttTGCCTGAGCCTGTGCTTGCTGAGCCGTCATCTGCGCCCCCCTCCGGCACTTCCTCCAccgcccccttcctccttccctccctttccgCCCTCCCCTCCGCCCTCTTGCAGCGGCGCGCGTCAGGCGGCCATGGAATGGCCgacgcggccggcccccgggcagaaccatcCGCGCcaccgcccgttaatccatcccgcctctcggaaccagagacggtgaaaccaactgcgcccgcgatagacgcggagttCCCTGCAGTAGCCGCTGTGGACGAGAGGGCGAGGCATCGGAGGGGAGTCATAAAAAATGCCAttgtggaagggactatgctccaagcattcccagttgttgtacaaaataatggacagaaaagatgggaggcgtttcactggaaagtccttgagaaattaaagactgctgtgagtcagtacggaatccgcttatcaataaagccagtaagaaaccctcggtcaagtgttttaattgtggtaaacttgaacacatcaagagccaatgtagagtttctgttAACAAAAAGatggtgcaacagttgtaagaaagataaccataccacccaagaatacaggaagaagggaaactttacaccaagCGTGAAGGCCCCGAGCGTGACAACACAAATGCAAGAgacttgggctgccagccctcaggcagcctcgcaactaccagatccgccactgcaggaagctccagggTGGACGTGGAAAccacagtacacattcaacataaagggaccattggggtttgagCTTAGTGCACTTTTAATGGGGCAACtccaacagctctaaaaggaattctggtagtcccagggcttattgatgcagatttttgtgggactgtgaaaattatgattcatgttttaaccCCTCCtctttctattcctaaaggtaccagaatagcacaattagttctaTTCAGGTCGtttgttccgaacccaggtgaagtacaacatggagatggtggatttggctccacagggaaaacgcaggtatactttgccatggacacaacaagaggtaaaccagaaaaggtagtgcaattggaagggcctgacggagttatcctcaagaaaccgatgacaaccaatacaggagctgatgttacaattatttcacgatgcatgtggcctccatcatggccattaatcagtccaaattttggcattgcagggatagggggcacataagccaccttagtaagtcagctactgattatcCGTTTGTGTTCCCTGACGGTGAACatgttacgatgcgtccgtatgtcatgactaccccaactgaattgtttggcctcataggctgtgatttattgagccaaatgaaggcaatgttagtgatgCATCCTTTTTAgaagcggtcactgaggggcagccaatcctgaaaattagctggaaaacagatgcgcctgtttggattgatcagtagctgctaaattctgaaaggctgctaagaatacaagagttagttgaggaccaatagagagtgggacatgttgttccttctactagtccatagaatacaccaatatttaccattcccaagaaaagtgggaaatggagactgttacatgatctcagagctatgcatgcggtgatgcacagtatgggagccctgcagccaggtttgccatctccagttatgcttccagaagaatgggatttgttaattatagatctaaaggattgttttttcaccattcccttgcacccagatgacgctgaacagtccgcctttttggtaccatcgattaacaaggcagagccctacaAGAGATCCCATTGGGTCATGTTACTGCAAGGAatgtgcaattcccccacgatgtgtcaggtgtatgtggcctgggcattagagcctgtaagaaagcagtttcctcagttaatcatttatcattatatggatgacattttgatagcgggaaggaacttgccacaggatgaaattttaactcaattgcaggacatcttaagccatcgcggagtaataatcactcctgaaaaggtgcaaaaggcagcaccttggaagtatttggggtggcacatagatgctagcaatgttaaacctcagaaggttcaaataacatgagaaatttcaacgttacatgatgtccagaaccttgtgggagatatccagtgggtgtggaatctttgcggtatcattaatgacgatatggcccctttGGTAGAAATCTTTGGTAGGAGCGgcatgtgcagatgagaaatgggaaatgacagagctgaccaattggttgcagtggcatgggaaccagtgatctgacagattctgactaatagagtattacactttagacgactagcggacattgagtccttcagagagggttttagaacagtgtgccttattgtatatagaatttgctttaggtaaaaagtgtgttaagcataagtcgattaaacatagtgtgattacgggaagacagtgtggggtaaacgtaaaagttagttaaagtcaaaattaggggtaaggtctattaccattaataacctgggaacgaggttgattgtgtttccacagatacaggcccatgacAGACTCCTgctcgatttgcatgaccatcatcatctggagcatcatagatgatgtggcaatatcaatactacctcagccgaaaactaatgtataggtcaccttggctaacataacaggtcaagattctctgtgcatcgcaactatatcgtaaagcccacgaaccaatagacaagatggctatgactcttgcagcgtgcctggccagcgagcacatgcgtcatagattgtaaccgaggtggacttttggcacctgctggccacgtgtgctgaaacccgttcctctgcaaatgtataaataccgggattttccgaagggcattgggctggtgtacagtgaggccatcgttggcTCTGTGGGGACCGccatggaaagctggcacctaccgattgctgggctgagttcgcggagcaagatggcacaagaatgtatggatggttcatcttcctcatagtcctcatggtttgggtcattaggggtaaggGGTTGGCTTAAAGAATTATgtgcattgttgtagttattgtgattttagctattgtaataattttaccttgttcagcttgttaagtaaaaatggcatcttttataatagcaccggccaggccattgtagaatGAGCACATTGAACCTTAAAGACCctgctcgatcggcttagggagggggagcaggaggagtcctcctggttacaggataacACACCTGTTCTCCGTACACAGCGTCTTCTGTTAACTgcgttaacttcattaaatcaaaCAGTTCGAGGGGACCTGGAGCAGACAGCGGCACAACGACGTTTTACGAGCACGGAAGAGAAAGGCCCTTACCCGTTGGTCTACGTGCGTGATCCTCAGACATGCCAATGGGATGGGCCCTTTGAGCTGCGTTGTCTCGGGCGAGGGTGCGCCTGTGTACAGAcgcctgaagggctactgaaatgggtccctagTCGTATGGTTTGTCCTGCCCTAACCTCGtggtgtttgagtgttttttccttacagatcgctgtcatcctttcctggcttgtgacaccttgggtatccactacaaatttctggcagtggatgcaaaacCAATTGGGGGGCCCTGATGTGTATCCAGATGACATCCCTCTCAGAGCCCATCAATACGTGTCTTTGTGGGATCTGGCTGTCAGAGATggagctgaaaacattgtgtaCGAACAAATGTCAACAGAAGAGTCAGAGTAGCTCacagccgggaatctggatgccccagacagtAAGCCTTAACATCAGCATACCAACAATAAACtttataaagtaatagaagtaattctttcctaGCCTTAACTTTACATTTACCAGTTGTGTGAATTCTCTGTAAAGGAGCTCCTTGCTCTGCAAGGTACATGGGacatttacgtgtgtttaagatagtgtttcaacttagttgtagaaatatgcttatgctcatagtactttacacagttatttctttgcgTAGAACTGTTCATAACCATAGAagctagtcatagggagggggagatgtagggaaCGGCGTTcagaagatctcgcgatgttacggaaagacggagggttagtcgcagccctatgacctatctgtaaccccgcctacccttgttagtataaaaggaattaactgcgcaataaaaggcggaagttggtgctcacactgtgtgtgttatctgtctctttccctggtctgggccaaccagtgatctaatcgtggcaccttgatatgtagcgaatgcTACAGAAGGGCTGCTTTTccaaccaccgacccatttgagatTGTTGGCTGTCCTTTAAAtccttgttcttgtccttgttctttgatcttgaagcttaattaGCGCAATTTGTCACATGTGATGAATTTCATCATTGTTCCTatctagcatacaggaacatctagtcataagagtaAAGAACTGCCAAACTTATGAGTAAATACTAGCTattcacttgactacacttttgtaattacctCTATTAGTTAGCCCcctggctacacttttgtctattgtttcaatcatgaTGTTAGTTGTTAAACACAAAAttcaatagaaaaatatataagGTTTCTATGGTTATACCTATCATGATTCACTGTACCTAACACAATTCCCTATAGTATACACTTTTaagtacaaaactgatttttgtattgtaacaacactaataaaattgacgtgcggaaaacagactccacaatcagtgagactgtaaagtaggtatgttcattcagcgctgggcagcacggggggtagtcccaccaaagtcgtgcacgcCTGATTTGGGAgctcactttaaatttatacagtcaagtgttacacatacatagagtttcacaatacgcctatacataggcattacctctccccgcttcatattaaaattagctctaggaagtcatttccatagcctcctctcaactgcgcttgcgcagtgcctccttatggtggtcgtctggtggtcgtgaagatgaaggctgtatgtcttcttcacggtgaactcttaaccttctgtccctgcgcagactcagttgtcccttggcatttgtccaaatcacaaggtcggtcttagctggttcttggagccactgctgctgcttatcagggactatctcctgtcccagccagcctcaacaatgcaagtgttaaacatcacttctcatccccttgggccatgtctacctcttattgaaacttctttaacttcattataagctagataattattaaagaattcctatctacatttatatatctactatatctactaaggtttctttggtttcccatctcaaaatgacaatagtaataataaaaggatcagaATACACAAGTGATTGTTACAGATGCCTGTACACACACTCAAATCCAACaagtgttaaaactcagatttcttcttcagtagaaaagttatttagaactccagtaacaatagtgaactacaggctcaatcACGTAAGGGGAATGAGTACTACACAACCCTCTTAAGAATCCTTGAGATTTAAAAGCAATGACTCAAAACACACATATCGCTCACCTGAAAGATGAGGCGTTACCTCAGGCAGTACCCCAACCCAAGGGGCaatccccaactgcagacccactgctccgaggagaACTGCTTCCCACATGCCCTccagcgggaccccgtttatacccctgttgaatctgatctgtgttcatttaatccctattgccCAAGAAGGTCATCTCTATGTACCTGGCatgtctcgattggccagttcaaatttcagcctGCGGCCTCAGGGCGTTTAgggtttattttcctcttcctgcctGGAGGAGTTTCGGTTTTGGCTGGGGGGGGAGTGTACTGCTacagtgatgcacaatgcaattgctcaccacccactgactgacacacacacacacacacacacacccccccgttagtccccgagcgacgattccccccacccccactgcccccagtttacatgctagatgtgacatcacatggtatgtgtcctgggttcagctaggatagagttaattttcacaggcacagccgggacagctgacctgaattagccaaggagctattccataccatgtgacatcatgctcagtatataaatggggagcaggctgagGGGTGTCCTCTCAGcatttggtgggggaagtggtggagtcttGGGTTCTGGACagtgaacaattgcactgtgtatcactctttttgtatattcttttactAGTACTATTCTTGTTGTTGTAAcgtctctttttgtgttgtcccagtaaactgtccttatctcagccctcgaagttatggcttttttttttcttttctcctttctgattctcctccccatcccaccggaggggggcgggaggagtgagcggctgcctggtcctttgttgcggctgggctgaaactacgacagtatggaataccctgttggccagtttgggtcagctaccctggctgtgtcccctcccaacttcttgtgcccctccagccttcttgctggctgggtatgagaaggtggaaaatccttgactttagtctaaacattacttagcaacaactgaaaacatcagtgttatcaacattcttcgcatactgaactcaaaacatagcactgtaccagctactaggaagacaattacctctatcccagctgaaaccaggagagtaCCCaacccttattctataccattgacatcatgctcgcttccataccttcagttacatcctgatcaatcatcaccatcttttctgtcctttgagatatatattgtattaggtttgtgtggcaaggctttggtagcagggggggttataggggtggcttccgtgaggagctgctggaagcttcccctgtgtccgacagctccaagatggacccaccgcccaccaaggctgagccaatcagcaatagtggtagggcctctgtgataacatatttaagaaggaaaaaaaagttgcgggGCACATAGAAAAGGCAGCCAGAGAGTGGAgaccatgtaagagaaacagccctgcagacaccaaggtcagtgaagaaggagggggaggagatgctccaggtgccagagcagagattcctctgcagcctgtggtgaagaccatggtgaggcaggctgtccccctgcaacccatggaggtccccagtggagcagatatccacctgcagcccatagaggaccccacgccggagcaggtgggtgcccgaaggaagctgtgaccccatgggaagcctgagctggagcaggctcctggcaggacctgcggatctgtggagagaggagcccacattggagcaggttttctggcaggacttgtgaccccgtgggggacccatgctggagcagtgtgctcctgaaggactgcacgccgtggaagggacccatgctggagcagttcgtgaagaactgcagcccatgggaaggacccacgttggagaagtttgtggagaactgtcttccgtgggagggaccccatgctggagcaggggaagagtgtgaggagtcctgcccttgaggaggatgaagcagcagagagaatgtgtgatgaactgaccatgaaccccattctctgtccccctgcaccgctgtgggggggtgtaggtagagattccaggagtgaagttatgcccaggaagaagggaggggtggagggaaggtgttctgagatttggttttatttctcattaccttactctggctgatttgtaataaattgagataattttccccaagctgagtctgttttgcccatgacagtaattggtgagtcattatctgtcattatctcaacccaccagccctttgttatattttctctcccccctccagctgaggaggggggagtgatagaacggctttggtgggcaactggtgtccagccagggtcaaccgaGCACATATATGTATACGTATACACACAcggagatatcattcctttagtttatgggtcatgttcattgagttcatttaatTCACGACTCTCAGCTTCATCTGTCATActagtctttctgggcaggagggatggtgcaaagtcctatCAGTAGgtagagcaggattgggcttcagtgtggtgtgatgagcaggtgacattggatgcagcaggaggatggtgtgcaccgttggactGTTGCATGCCGGaatcagttctggttccatcactactgcgctttgctcagttttatcatagTTCATTCTTGCTtaatccaagtgattcttactgtagtaaTACGGATGTAGCGTGTAACAATTACAGTAATGATagcatacagtagcagggttatataccAAATAATATCATAGAGTtcaattctggctattctcacctaaaatcaaatccccttgtggcacacatcggacttccccatcttttcacatcagCAACTGTAGgctttagggttattccatgcggggcctggacgacaggacaccaatatgatgattaaagtcgccagtttattgagcctagctgatcattcttatacaattctctaagttgattagaagctttgattggctgctgcatgcaaacATTTGTTGTCCACgtgcacaaacataaaatgtgattggttatattgaTACTGttcacgcgtataaacataagatacagttagttatactcactctgtacacacacataaacacaggacataattggctatattaactagagcatgcgaaacttgtctcagcccaattggccaagataagtccctgaattgaggttgtttgtgccaagttccctttatcgtggaatgcgcacctgtgtttttctaattgggatctttctttttctgtcttcttgtttattctgttcaaggccttctaaaggcatctggaatgctcttgtgaccatgagctactttcaggcccagtaactaagttccatataattgaaccctacatcccaccaagtgcacccaggcccttgagcaaaagcaatcccacgaatgggtttacctctgcctgaggcaggagtaacccagactgtgttccctaatatatttttcatgtgcactacggggactttatccccttctacagtatgtaaaaattctgattgggcagggccactccgattggcagatcctctggtgttgactaaccaagTGGCTTTTGCTAAACGTGTATcacaatgtttgaaggttccaccccccatttctctcaatgtagtctttaacagtccattgtatcgctcgattttcccagagacTGGTGCacgataggggatatgatacacccactcaatgccatgctctttggcccaggtgtctatgaggttgtttcagaaatgagtcccgttgtctgactcaattctttctagggtgccatgtcaccacaagacctgcttctcaaggcccaggatagtgttccgggcagtggcatggggtacataatgtgtttccagccacccagtggtcaCTTctaccattgtaagcacatagcgattgccttggcgagtttgtgggagtgtgatatagtcaatctgccaggcctccccataatTATATTTCAGtcattgccctccataccacaggggatttaaccgcttggcttgcttaattgcagcacgtttcacattcatggataacctgtgtgacagtgtccatggtcaagtccacccctcgatcacaagcccatctatacgttgcatctcttccctgatggcctgaagtatcatgggcccactgagccataaatagctcacccttatgttgccagtccaggtctacctgagccacttcaatcttggcagcctgatccacctgttcgttgtttcaatgttcttcagtggcctgacccttgggtatgtgagcacCTACATGACGTAGTTTTACAACCAGACTCTCTAGCcgggacacaatatcttgccacagtgtggcagcagagatgggtttacctctgtgctgccaattgcTCTGCTTCCGTTGCTGTAACCATCCCCACAGCGCATctcaagttattaagcaagcctggattgctcaaaaacaaaaagggggaattgttgaggatttcttggctgggcgagggcatgtgagcaatccagccattaggtgggaacgaagcataagtttacaaagtgctgaggcagacaaggacgctgtgtccttgtacactgggaaaaggaagataagaagagcctgac comes from Accipiter gentilis chromosome W, bAccGen1.1, whole genome shotgun sequence and encodes:
- the TICAM2 gene encoding LOW QUALITY PROTEIN: TIR domain-containing adapter molecule 2 (The sequence of the model RefSeq protein was modified relative to this genomic sequence to represent the inferred CDS: inserted 2 bases in 1 codon; deleted 1 base in 1 codon), with product MSTGQRDSKQINELCSHSAEIGEPASVALGVCSSNENSEDVFCKFVVLHNENDVDEAIWIQNLLQNKFSIKPGIIFADMPCGKHVLENVSDAVNGSTWAIMLLTENFLNEPWYESLLHTSLVSPLNKQHKYNXVIPVRLLNNLPTLWEKTPFTLQAINVLEEESPDSAKQVEKIFQESTYRQQQETWREKRKKKKLERL